GTCGGAGCCACGGAGGGGAACACCCACGGCCCCGGACGTATGCCCGGGGCCGTGTGCGCCGCGAGTGAACCTCGCGCGCGGGTCCGTGTGGACGCCGGCTCCGGAGCTCAGCCGAGGTCGCCGGCCGCGGTGCGCTCGGCCAGCCGCACCAGGGTGCGGACGGCGGAGCCGGTGCCCCCCTTGGGCGTGTAGCCGTAGGGCGCGCCCTCGTGGAAGGCCGGGCCCGCGATGTCCAGGTGAGCCCAGGCGATGCCCTCGCCCACGAACTCCTGGAGGAACAGACCGGCCACCAGGCCGCCGCCCATCCGCTCGCCCATGTTGGCGATGTCGGCGGTCGGGGAGTCCATGCCCTTGCGCAGGTCGGCGGGGAGCGGCATCGGCCAGGAGGCCTCGCCGACCTCCTCGGCGATCTCGTGGATCGACGTACGGAAGGCGTCGTCGTTGGCCATCACGCCGAAGGTGCGGTTGCCCAGTGCCAGGACCATCGCTCCCGTCAGGGTCGCGACGTCGACGATCGCGTCCGGCTTCTCCTCGGAGGCGCGGGTCAGCGCGTCGGCGAGGACCAGCCGGCCCTCGGCGTCGGTGTTCAGGACCTCGACGGTCTTGCCGCTGTACATGCGCAGCACGTCACCGGGGCGGGTGGCGTTGCCGGACGGCATGTTCTCGGCGAGGGCCAGCCAGCCGGTGACGTTGACCTGGAGGCCGAGGCGGGAGGCCGAGACGACGGCGGCGAACACGGCGGCGGCACCCGCCATGTCGCACTTCATCGTCTCGTTGTGCCCGGCCGGCTTCAGCGAGATGCCGCCCGAGTCGTAGGTGATGCCCTTGCCGACCAGGGCGAGCGTCTTCTCCGCCTTGGGGTGGGTGTAGGACAGCTTGACCAGGCGCGGGCCGTGCGTGGAGCCCTGGCCGACGCCGAGCAGACCGCCGAAGCCGCCCTTGACGAGCGCCTTCTCGTCCAGGACCTGCACCTTGATGCCGTGCTCCTTGCCGGCGGCGGTGGCCACGGCGGCGAAGGACTCGGGGTACAGGTCGTTCGGCGGGGTGTTGATCAGGTCGCGGGCGCGGTTGATCTCCTCGGCCACCGCGACGGCGCGCTCGGCGGCCGCCTTGAAGGCCTTGTCACGCGGCTTGCCGCCGAGCAGGGCCACCTCGCCGAGCGGGAGCTTCGCGTCCTTGCCGGACCTGTCGCCCTTCGGGGCGAGCTTGTTCTCGCCGCCCTGGTAGGCGGTGAAGGCGTAC
The DNA window shown above is from Streptomyces sp. Alt3 and carries:
- a CDS encoding leucyl aminopeptidase encodes the protein MTALTLSTSGAATLRADALVVGVAKAAGSKAGGLVVAPGAEAVDKAFDGKLATVLETLGASGAEGEVTKLPAPSGLKAPVVIAVGLGPVPAKDDAYDAEALRRAAGSAARALKGSKKAGFALPTESAEDAGAVAEGALLGAYAFTAYQGGENKLAPKGDRSGKDAKLPLGEVALLGGKPRDKAFKAAAERAVAVAEEINRARDLINTPPNDLYPESFAAVATAAGKEHGIKVQVLDEKALVKGGFGGLLGVGQGSTHGPRLVKLSYTHPKAEKTLALVGKGITYDSGGISLKPAGHNETMKCDMAGAAAVFAAVVSASRLGLQVNVTGWLALAENMPSGNATRPGDVLRMYSGKTVEVLNTDAEGRLVLADALTRASEEKPDAIVDVATLTGAMVLALGNRTFGVMANDDAFRTSIHEIAEEVGEASWPMPLPADLRKGMDSPTADIANMGERMGGGLVAGLFLQEFVGEGIAWAHLDIAGPAFHEGAPYGYTPKGGTGSAVRTLVRLAERTAAGDLG